A region from the Salmo trutta chromosome 40, fSalTru1.1, whole genome shotgun sequence genome encodes:
- the kdm7aa gene encoding lysine-specific demethylase 7B, which yields MAAAPLYCVCRQSYDVSRFMIECDLCNDWFHGSCVQVEEHHAVDIDVYHCPNCEPQHGPSLMKKRNNWHRHDYTEQDDGTKPVQAGTSVFVKELQNRTFASGDEILQWMPGEQVTQRYLESHGWQYPIAVSNMEGLGLRLPQPSFSVKDVEQVVGGDKVIDVIDVARQADSKMKLKEFIKYYYKPHRPKVLNVISLEFSDTKMADQVVVPDVAQNMSWVENYWPDDSFFPKPFVQKYCLMGVKNSYTDFHIDFGGTSVWYHVLWGEKIFYMIKPTQANLALYEAWSSSPNQSEVFFGDKVDKCYKCVVQQGTTLLIPTGWIHAVLTSQDCMAFGGNFLHNLNIGMQLRCYEMERRLKTPDLFKFPYFEAICWYVAKNLLETLKELREDNCPPQTYLVEGVKALISPLKTWLKREVTEPTSEVPDHIRPNRLIKELTKEIRYLEEDQGSSGGTNKPVKSQGSGGGQCPATLERVCPARQARRAARRLREQQERGPKVPSNLEILELHTREVLRRLEVGPLEEDPTFCPPVHGKFNMVSTASAAAAENPDTHLRLTLHNGRIIRDARRPGSSTASSPVKAESERSSVGQLKSRGEMKTESDQEQQHSTMGGEEKPGHLGGIERVKTELREEASGHSDVSDMDSDSDSNTQQNTSSEEDSGSSQSEDEERGSSQRAAGHTIELDQTDLNLQHKHKPLKRERPTSPSTEEAIQGMLSMAGLLCPSKSDEVATSQEPWWSSPSRCSPECREQHQRRVAGDKSPMDSQGNSSSEAWDNQGPLSLGALSHDASPEADNYQYCDPSMSPPLHPSKRHASNSPPVSNQATKGKRPKKGMATAKQRLGKILKMNRHNGVFV from the exons TGAAAAAGCGCAACAACTGGCACAGGCATGACTACACCGAGCAGGACGATGGCACCAAGCCAGTGCAGGCTGGCACCTCTGTGTTTGTCAAGGAGCTCCAGAACAGGACCTTTGCCAG tggggATGAGATCCTGCAGTGGATGCCTGGGGAGCAGGTGACCCAGAGGTACCTGGAAAGCCACGGCTGGCAGTACCCCATCGCTGTGTCCAACATGGAGGGACTGGGACTCAGGCTGCCTCAACCATCCTTCTCTGTCAAAGATGTGGAGCAAGTTGTCG GCGGTGACAAAGTCATTGACGTCATCGACGTGGCCAGGCAAGCAGACAGCAAGATGAAGCTGAAAGAGTTTATCAAGTATTACTACAAGCCTCATCGACCCAAGGTGCTCAACGTTATCAGCCTGGAGTTCTCTGATACCAA GATGGCAGATCAGGTGGTGGTACCTGACGTAGCTCAGAACATGTCCTGGGTGGAGAACTACTGGCCAGATGACTCCTTCTTCCCCAAGCCCTTTGTCCAGAAGTACTGCCTCATGGGGGTCAAGAACAGCTACACTGACTTCCACATAGACTTCGGGGGCACCTCTGTGTGGTACCACGTTCTCTGG GGTGAGAAGATATTCTACATGATCAAGCCGACCCAGGCCAACCTTGCACTATACGAGGCGTGGAGCTCCTCTCCCAACCAGAGTGAGGTGTTCTTCGGGGACAAGGTGGACAAGTGCTACAAGTGTGTCGTGCAGCAAGGAACCACACTGCTCATCCCCACAG GATGGATCCATGCCGTCCTCACCTCTCAGGATTGCATGGCGTTCGGAGGCAACTTCCTCCACAACCTCAACATTGGCATGCAGCTCAGGTGTTACGAGATGGAGCGTCGTCTGAAGACTCCAGACCTCTTCAAGTTTCCCTACTTTGAGGCTATCTGCTGGTATGTGGCCAAGAACCTGCTGGAGACGCTGAAAG AGTTGCGAGAAGACAACTGCCCGCCCCAGACCTACCTAGTGGAGGGAGTGAAAGCTTTAATCAGTCCACTGAAAACCTGGCtgaagagagag GTTACGGAGCCCACCAGCGAGGTCCCGGACCATATCAGGCCCAACCGTCTCATTAAAGAGCTGACCAAGGAAATCCGCTACCTGGAG GAAGACCAGGGCAGCAGTGGTGGCACCAACAAGCCAGTGAAATCTCAGGGAAGCGGTGGAGGCCAGTGTCCGGCCACGCTGGAGAGGGTGTGCCCGGCCCGTCAGGCGCGGCGGGCAGCCCGGAGGCTCCGGGAGCAGCAGGAGCGGGGCCCTAAGGTTCCCTCTAACCTGGAGATCCTGGAGCTGCACACCAGAGAGGTGCTCAGGAGGCTGGAGGTGGGCCCtctggaggag GACCCTACCTTCTGTCCCCCGGTGCATGGGAAGTTCAACATGGTGTCCACCGCCTCTGCCGCTGCTGCTGAGAACCCGGACACACACCTGCGTCTCACGCTGCACAACGGACGGATCATCCGAGACGCGAGGAGACCAGGTAGTAGCACGGCTAGCAGCCCGGTGAAGGCGGAGAGTGAGAGGTCGTCCGTGGGCCAACTGAAGAGCAGAGGGGAGATGAAGACGGAGTCAGACCAGGAACAGCAGCACAGCActatgggaggagaggagaaaccaggCCACCTCG GGGGTATTGAGAGGGTTAAAACTGAACTCAGGGAAGAAGCCTCAGGACACTCCGACGTGTCGGACATGGACTCAGACAGTGACTCCAACACGCAG caAAACACCTCTTCTGAGGAAGATTCAGGAAGCTCCCAGAGTGAAGATGAGGAGAGGGGCTCATCCCAGAGGGCCGCGGGGCACACCATAGAGCTGGACCAGACAGACCTGAACCTCCAGCACAAACACAAGCCACTCAAAAG AGAACGTCCTACCTCACCCAGCACAGAGGAGGCCATTCAAGGCATGCTGTCCATGGCTGGCCTGCTGTGCCCCTCCAAGTCAGACGAGGTCGCCACTTCCCAGGAGCCGTGGTGGTCCAGCCCAAGCCGATGCTCGCCGGAGTGCCGAGAGCAGCACCAGCGCCGTGTGGCGGGGGACAAGAGCCCCATGGACAGCCAGGGCAACAGCAGCAGCGAGGCCTGGGACAATCAGGGGCCCCTCTCTCTTGGGGCCCTGAGCCACGACGCCAGCCCAGAGGCCGACAACTACCAGTACTGTGATCCCTCAATGTctccccctctacacccctccaaAAGGCATGCCTCCAACTCCCCTCCCGTCAGCAACCAGGCCACGAAAG GCAAGCGGCCCAAGAAAGGAATGGCCACGGCCAAGCAGAGACTGGGGAAGATCCTGAAGATGAACCGACACAATGGCGTCTTTGTATAG
- the ndufb2 gene encoding NADH dehydrogenase [ubiquinone] 1 beta subcomplex subunit 2, mitochondrial → MSSLGRAMGVLRAGTQLLTRGPQKIVTRKAGGGPHIEAQYRQFPQLTKSQTFQAELLSSAMWFWILWHCWHDPDAVMGHFPWPDASAWTDEELGIPADNEE, encoded by the exons ATGTCTTCTTTAGGAAGGGCCATGGGTGTCCTTAGGGCCGGGACGCAGCTTCTTACACGTGGACCTCAGAAAATAGTAACCCGAAA AGCTGGTGGTGGGCCACACATAGAGGCCCAGTACAGGCAATTCCCACAACTCACCAAGAGCCAGACGTTCCAAGCAGAGCTCCTCAGCAGTGCCATGTGGTTCTGGATCCTGTGGCACTGCTGGCATGACCCAGATGCAGTGATG GGACACTTCCCATGGCCTGATGCATCCGCATGGACAGATGAGGAACTGGGGATCCCAGCTGACAATGAGGAATGA